From Venturia canescens isolate UGA chromosome 3, ASM1945775v1, whole genome shotgun sequence:
CGCCAAGTGATTTGGAGGatgtgagagagaaaatgttGGTTGAGACGAGCCTCTTGGTGGTAGGAACTGCGGACGATCATTTGAGAATAACAACAGCTAAAAAAATATCGGATGGTATAACGCAGGCTATTGTTGATCGATGTATTATGAACGAAATCGGTGATTTTGTCGCGAGTATATTGTTGCAACCGCATCCGCTCCCTTTGCGTCCGGTTTCATTGCCGAGTTGTGAAAATACAAGAACTACGAAGAAGGAACCGCGCAAGAGGAAAATCTCCACGAGCAGCTCCGTCGACAGCGAGTCCAACTCACCGAACGTTAAAAAATCTCGACCGCCAACTCCCGTCACATCCTTCACAATGTCTTCGAACAACACAGCTCCGATCTCCGTCGGCCCGAGGCCCTTACCTCTCGGAATTTCACAATCGACTCATACAGCTTGCGTATCGACTGGAGTTTCATCTAGCGCGACTCAAACTCCGatacaaaggaaaaaaaccaaAGTCCCCAATTTTCAGAAATACAGTTTCTCTGATAAAATCATTTCATCGAGAAGCTGCTCTCAGGTAAGATACTTTTTTGTGCTtttatcaccaattttcggattcattttaaaaatattgtgcAAATAAGATTTGAACCTTTACTACCAAACACCTAAtccgaaatttattttcctcaTCGTAGCAAACCACGTGTTCCAACGGTGGAATAACGCTCAATATCGGATCTCTCGCAAGTTTAGCTCCAATAGGCCCCATAAAACTCACACCGACTGGAATGGCTCAATCTCTCACTCCTGCGCTCAACACTAATCTCAAAGGAACTCTTACCTCTCGATCGCCAATGACTTTGGCGAAAATCCCTAAAATTGTACAAACAAAAATGCCTCAGCTAAtgaacacgaaaaataaaacgaacctCCAGATTCCGGGAAAAGGTCTCTCGAAAGTTATTCCTCCGAATTACAACGCTAGCGGAAATGACCTTAAATCTGTCAACTCTACAACTACGATTGCTGGtatgtcattttttcatcgtcgaatttgtcgaattttcaaaagaaattcaaaGCTTTCCGTTGTCACACTCAATTCATTTGTTTCTGCGATTAACAATCGTCCACAATTCGTCGACACTTCATTTAAgacaaaagacaaaaaaaaacaattcatagaatcTCAAATCGTATGTTTTATCGAAaatcttgttttttctctcattttctgATCAAATTTAGTCTCAATAAAGCATCAAATGAGGGAATTGCATgaagacataaaaaaaattacgagtcTCTGTATAAACCTTCGGGTTGTCagcacaatttttattaatgagCTCTTGTTTCGAACAGCTAATGCAGCGTCGCAGACTAAAATGAGTGTGAACACGAGTACGAGCGGATCCTTGACAGCATTGCTACAATCCGGTAAAAATACTCTTGGAGTCGTTGGTACGAATACGATGACGTCACACGGTATTCCCACATCATCCGGAAGCATTCTTCTAACATCGGCTATTGGAAGCGGTTCAATATCCAGTACAATGTCTTCGGCACCAACCCCAAAAGGTAGAATCTTATTGTCTAGCAACTTAAAGAACGAGTAAACTTAAAAATTTCCAACTCGTATTATTTGGATGATAAAAATTCCTCAAAGTCcgcgaaaaaatatgattctACGTGTGTCTTTGAATTTTCCCCCGAATCAATGTTtcattacttatttttttatgatttcataGAGTCAGCAATTTTGTGAATTTGCACGATTGCAACGTTCGTTTTTGTAGGTCAGaagtcaatttttttgtcgttcGCGCCCATAAACGATCCGGAGATATCGGTAGGAATTAGATTTATCGTAGCTTCAAATGCCTTGACATTATTTTCGTTATTCTGAGAATGATCAAATTCagagataaatatttttttttttcgtcaggaCATTTGTTTTTAGTAATTGTATTGTGGCTTCTGCGTGTAAGAGTCACTGCTCGGATAAATGACCTTAAAAAAGTTGCCATGAATCGTATTTTTAGAAGTTTTTAGTGACCTAACAAAGCAAATGAAATCTCGCAACGTTTTGTAATTCGAGTTTACAAATTTGGTAgcgcattttttcgattttgagATTATATTGTTGCAGCCTAAACTTGTAAATAAAATGTACATAAGAATAATTCTTCAATCAAAACTTCGATAGAATACTATAGTAAAACGTGAACGTAtttcaaaattacaaaatCACAATATTACACGAATTAGCGTTTATATCACTCCGAAAGGAATAATCAAGTCAATTTTAATTGAACAACGAATTCAACCAATATTGTCAAacacgtgagaaaaaaatccacaatgaggaataaaaaaaaggaaaaaaaacgcgccGGGTTTGTCGCTCGTACATCTAATTAATTTGTATGTAAACACACGTGTTCGAATTTCGTTTACTGCGAGTACCCATGGGCACTTGTAAACGTATGTCGTAGCTTTATACTTTATGCTCAataaacatttctttgttttttcttcctctgctTTTTCTCTAGTCCGGATTCTCTCACTCGATTCCTCTCCTCAATCCCTCATTTCATTCTGAatgcataaaaattttaatttatggAAATGAAAGCTGCAGTCATACCGACGTGTGAAACCAAACCTTTTTCGTGACTTGAATCTTTTTCTGTGTTTGACACCGTTTCATTTTGCTAATAAGAATATGGCTTCAAATTTTTAGTACCACGTGaagcttttttgttttgtaatACCCAGTTATTCGTTTTATAAACAGTTTTTCTAACCAAGAATGCATTTTGATGCTCCTTGTGAATGGATTGTCATtcagcttttttttataaaatattttttcattacactGGAAAGAATGTTTCACATCTTAATTCCCGGCCAATACTTCATTTATTCAGAATTCCATGATTCAGTGATTTTCCAGAAATCGGGGAATTTATCTTGGTTCAAAGTTGCCCATAGGACGGCCCGgtggtttaaaaaaatcgtggcTTTTTTGTAGATATCGTCACGGCAATTTTCTTGAAACGTGAAaactaaaaatcattaaaaaaataacaaaaactgAAATACTcacaatacaaaattttttttatcagtaactttttgcattattttggagatttaaaaaaaaatttgttgcaaAACATAAAGTTCAAAAATTCTGAGGGTTTCTGCTCCGATAAAATATGTAAATCCCAAAGTAGTTATCACGCGACAAAGATCACGTTGACTAGTGTAAGCGTAGATGCAGTAAAATAAGCGGAAAACAAGTACAGAGTTCGTTTGAGTAGGACTAAAGTTTTAatcgcgaaatttcaggtgGTGTTCGTCATGTAAAGTAGCTATCGGGAGgatgattttcaaatgatcGAAGTGTGTCATAGAAACCAGTGTCtctgtatattttttatagtGACGGAGATGGGGACAGGGATCGATGGGGAAACGAACGAGTGCAGACTTTCAGGGAATTcaccaatgaaaaatcatcagTCTGATTGTTTGGGAGGATCGTCGCCAATGCTGTTACcaataacgaataaaacgCCAATAACGATATTGCCCATGTCGGGTCAAAGGGCTAAAACATTGGGGAAGAGTCATTCGAAGGCAGTGCCAAAAATCACGTTGAACAGTCACAATCTTCATAAATCTCATTCTGTTGTACAATCGTCGTTGTCGTTGAAGAAGAGTTTGGACATAGACGAAGATCTTGGCAATATTCTCGACATTCCAATAATATTTGCCAAGGACGGTGATAATCTTGGTTTGATAGAAAAAGTCCCAACACCACCGAGGCAAATTCACGTTTCAACAAACGTCGACACAGTGGAAAAGACCGTCAAGCGATTAGGTCCAACGACGAAAGTTGTTCTCATAAGCAACAAACAAGACAAGACAAAAAGTATGAACCAACCGAGCTCGAATTTTGTTAGACCTTCGATCAACAATCAAACGGTTACGTCTCATCAAGTCATTCTACATCCACGCTCTTCGCAGACTCAATCCCCCATTTCCATTGGCACTGACTGGCATGGTTTACCTTTACAAACGATATCACGATCCGGTAACCAACCTACCATCAAATATACCAAGATTATATTAGCCAAAAGAAATTCTGATCTCTCCatcaattcaaataaaaatgaaccaATTGTTCTGACAAAAACTATGCCGAAAGCAGCAAACGTGACGATTCAAGAGAAAACTGAACACAGATACGCTGCTCAAATTCCTATGACTTCAACAACTTCCAGTTCACAAGTTAACGATACACTGGAAATCGAAGATGTTATCAAAACCAATATCATCGAACGGAAGTTCATAAACATACCGGAAATCGATTTGACCTCACCGATCAAGAATCAAGCCGTCGAAGAAGGTTTGTCCTCGACGAGTGTTTCTCACCAAAGTGATACTGGctgaactttttcattcaagaGATCACTCCGAGTTGTTTCCTTCTGCGTCGGTTTGCTAGCACAAATGTATGAACAAACGACGctattgaattatttattaacagAATTATCTGTTACTTCGAACACTGGCAGATTTGCATGTAGATTCAagcttcaaaattttattaaatcacGTGTAATAGAatatgaacgattttttaaatttaacatattaaagaaaaacgtattttctGAAAAGCATCGATGTAAACTTCAGTAATACGAAATACGACTGATGTACGAAGCTCATAgaggttaattttttttactataaaCCGTCGAATGTCGGAAGCTTTATGAAATTAGTGAAATTAATCGCCATACGTGACTTCTCAAAAAAATAGACATTTATTTCGAGACATTCcattttgtattttctcaCACGTTTATGGAgctgaattttcttttgcatGTGTTGATGCAAAGTTCCTTGGAATGTATAGTCtgtaataaaatgatttgACAGGCTGTAACACTTGTCAAAAAAGTCAATAAAGTgctgattatttatttttgttgatatTGATGTATAAAATACGTGATCACTTTTTCCACTGTTTATTATTTATGCTCACTGTTTTGCGCGTTTCATGGATGTGGTTCAAGTTACGCGATCATTGTCCAATGTCTCTTTGCCATTCTCTGATGTAAACattatgaagatttttttactaAGCTCTGGCCCAATTTTTCGGGCTGTGCTCAAAGGACCCGCTGCTCGTCTTATCTGTAAGAACGATTAATAATCAATAGTCCTGCATACAATGAATAAGGAAGATCAAAGGTTAACGTAGATTACCGGAATATCCTTGAGCAATTTTTCTCCTTCAGAGGAAGAACAAGTTTCGTAGGCCTGGAAGAAAACACAAATGGAAcaaaatctcttttttttctccaagttCAGCATTTTAAATTATACCAAAAGTGTTCTTCATGTGTTAGGTAAGTGTAACTTCTATAAttgtttttcaagattttttccattccttttaaaatttgtcacataattgttaaaaatCTCACATGCATCAGGGCCCAAGGAGTAGGATAAACGGAGCAAATAGCTTCTGCAGTCTCCAAGCCAGCCAAGTTGAATTGACAAAGTTGCTGTTGCCACAGTCGTTTAAGACCGTTACCATTTTTATCAACTTTGACAGTGTCTCGGTTGTCTCCCGTAGCGTACCAATCCACCTTatctgtaattttttgtcttttcttctctttgaATGGTATTTCAGCAATTGCTTTGGTGTATCGATAAACAAGCATTGCTAGTTCTTGCGGCGTCTCTACACGGGTGCTGTTGCAACCAACAGTCAATTGTACTTCGGCCAGGCAAAGTTCAACATCATCATCAGATATTTTGGGATCGGTTGTGctgttttcacgtttatggttatttttatcagatttttgcttttttgattttttactgCGTTCAAAGTAATCATCCATGCCATAAATGAtcaaagacatttttttttctggaaacaTTGTAGCTATGCTCGTTGCGGAAGGAATAAAAGTTTCgtctttgattttttgcacAGTTTCATCCGAGGTCCATATTactaaaatttgattttcatcCTGGTTGATAGTTTCTTCACATATGTGGTTCCTATCATTCATATGGTAACTTTCGACTTTTCTTGTCCAGGTAATACTGTTGGGTATTGGCTGGGACTCATAATcccataatatttcataacTTCTAAGTACATCGATAATTTCGGAATAAGAGGCAATGTCTTCTAAATCTTTATCCAAGTGGACGGTCATAAATTTTAAGCATTCCCCAGGCTGAATGTTCTTACAGTGCCTTCTTTCAAGttctttcaaacgtttttcgaCAAGAGCATTTTCTTTCGTCCTTGCTCGTTCTGTGTCCTTAGATGAATTGTTAGTTTTCtgaacttttttcctttttgttgTATCGATGTTTTTGCTAGGGGAGTTGATGGAATTGCGTTTTTCTGGATTGTCTTTCGACGACCTAACCTCACTTTCAACATGATAGTaatctatttcgttattctgTGAATGATACTGTGAATCAACCGATGCGGTTTCGTGTACGTCTAATTCATCTACAATTTGATTTGTTTGTTCAATTGGTTGAATTATGTTTGTTGATTTGTTTATGCTATAGTGAAAATTAACTGGCGGGAAATCAAAATCCGCATCACTGTCACTTTTGTTATAGTTTTTTCGATTTGAGTTACGCCCAGTGATAGGttcttcatttattaacatttcGTCGTCTGTATCACTAAGACAAATCACTTCATCTGACATCGCGAAATGTACGAAGCTTTATCTTTGTAActcaataaataatttcaatttcaatttaagGTTATGTCGCTGAGCATATTTATCAGGGAGACCAAGGGAGACTATATTTATGTTGACATATGTAAAGAACATGTGTCCATAAACTGCGCATGCCCTTGATAGAcagtataaaaaatatataattaaaatatatatatgctcGCAACTAATTTTGACGCATTAGAAAACAAGCGGATGAAAATGTAAACCAATTATGTGCATATGGAAGATATAGCTCTTTTGACATTGCCGATGCAAAGTTGACGAAAATCTTCCACAATTCCCCCTCACAAAAACTTTCttagaaaatatcaaatgctCTTCTTTCTGTTTGTTGCAAAGTTACAAAGCTCCTCGTAAATATACAAAACAATGATGATTCAATCCTcgcagaaataaataaaaagcttGACCAACAAGAGTGTCAATATGGTCATGATATTCacagatttttcaaatcttcagcgacacgataaaataaaaagtaaaaattacaCATATTTCCAAACAATAATTTAtccataaaaatatgaattcgaAAAGTCATACTTTATTCCGTCGTCTCCAGCatataaaatcataaaattcatttcgacgaaggaaaaaagtagTTACAATTTTTACCACACCGCAACCGCCACTGTGTTCGGCGTCACAAATGTTTGTAGTGATTCCTCCGTATCTTTGACAGATGCCTGTATAACGTGGTAAAACGTGCTTGTCTCGATTCGTTATAGCCACGGCGTcaatatatataatacataatccATCAAAAATTATTCGCCGATCACGTAATTACGTTATGTAATGtgcaattattttaataaaataattaaactgCTTGAATAAATTGAGAAATCTTCATTATATCATATGAGATACGAGCAGTATATCGTAATTATCGTTGGAAAACCAAATTGAATTGAAGCCAACgagataaaactttttttgtttatctcAAAGCGTATACCCTTTGTAAagtattttcgtttcttttttaaattattaaatgAAAGTGTTAGTCAAGTCAACGGTGATATGTTTGCACGATCGTTTGAAGAACTGCCACCAGATGGATTTCGATAACAGTGCGATCGAATTGCTCGCAACTGTTCAAGGTCATTGTAACAAAGCCAAACAATCGCATGAATTCGGCATCACAAGAATTTATCTGTTACAGTTATTGACTTTTTTCGCTCACAAAAGTGCAGTTTGAGCccgaaaaaaagtttgttttcAGTTGCGAAACGTCtgaagagagaaaatggatgattttcgaatttattccAATGTTTTTACCAGCTCGAGTGAGGTAAGGAAATTTAAGGGTCACGGCGCGGTGTTAGCAACGAAGTTATCGTGTGAAACTCGTACTCGGGCTTTTCGGCGAGCTGTGAACACGAAATCTTGGGAAGCGCGTTCGATCGATTTGCATGGAAATTCGATGAGAGATTAGCAAACTATTATCCCAAGTAGGGTCGAGCTGATTTTCGTTCCAGCAAAAGTGATTTCATTTATAAAACAATTTCTCGTGTGCACCAAAGTTCTTAATTATATTTCGCATGCAATCTCATTAATAATGGACTCCAGAGactcgacttttttttcgtttttttttttttaaatttcacaGCGAGCGAAAAGGTGTGTAATTAATTCTATTTTCGTCGGATTTcgtaataattttaatttcattgcATTAAACCCTGGAAAGTGTCCCCTCCaagtcttttttcttcctttttcaatAAGAATCTTTTTCTGTCCTCATTTCATAAGCGAGAatgaaaatcttaaaaaatgttttttttttggatttcagGTTATTCCCGAAGGTGGTTTTGCACCTGCCGCGTAGCCCAGAGCCAATATTTTCCAGATTTGGttgtttttccaaaatttcaccggaatttcatcgaaatttggTCCAAGGGCCGTCGCAGTATCGGGAGGCGTTGATTTCCCTGATTTTATCGTGCCCCGCGGCAAATAGTTTTTTCTCCCAAATATCCGATGGACTTTTCGTCCGGAAAACTGACACAGCAGGATTGACGTGCATTCGGAGCCTCGGTTTGGTGAAAgactttttttcacagttgaaaATTCAGACGCACGTTATTAACTCTTGTAATCGAGCAAGCGATAGAAGCGTTATCGGGACTGGTCTTGTTGCGTAAATTAGCGACCTTTCGCAGGCGAAGATCTACGCGAGGACGGTCGTCGGAGCGGCGCGTGGATATCGGCGACGAAAGCGAGCGAGCGATACTCCTCGACGATGAGTAACTCCGTCGGAGATAATGGGAGTGAGGACGAATTAGAAATGGGATCGAAGAGAGTCGAGCGAGAGTCAGGGGATCGATAGATCGCCGTTGCCAAGTGCCCCAGGAGGGAGCGCGTGCGATCCCGGTGCTGGGAGGATGACGCCGCGGGTCACCGGGTCTCAAGATAACATCGAGAAGCGTCGCATCCTTCCGAGAAATTGAAATCGGCGCTGCCAGCTAAAAAATTGTTGCAATCGTTTTTGTATCTCTCGTAAGTTTATCGCTGCGCGTCTAGCACATTGTTGAATCAGCgtaaaaagcttttttcctcaatttcttttttttgacgCGACCCCTCGATTAGATAACTCAATCGTTTTTGGCCACAGCGATTCGGCTCCAGACACCGCTTTAGGGATTCTTCGGAGACGCAGCGCCCCAGCGGTCCGGCCTCGTCGCCACTCTCCGCCTACTGCGCAGCTCGATCTCTCGGCCCCGGATCTACCGTGCAGCTCCCACTACTCTCGTCGCCCTGAGTCGTTGTCCCCGGAGCTCTGCGCCGAGTTCCGTAACCCTCTTGAGGCTCCGCATTCATGGGAATTGGAAGGCGGAAAAAAGGCAATGAATTTTACAAGCTTTTTCGGCTTATTAGGGCCGCCGGGCCAGGCTCTAAAAGTTTCGACTTAGACGACTCGGCTACCATAATTCCTCGCGGCTTGAGCTTCGCCTCAGGACAGATAAACTGTGACCGTTGACCCGATGACGAACAATCGAGACGAGAGTCCAAACTTGATCCAACTTACTCGCCCTCCCATTGTCACTCACTCCCTCCACTCTTTCTATCAACGTTTCTAACGGACTCCATCTCCCTCCGCCTCATACCGATTAGTAGCGCTAGTACGCGGGATCACGTGTGCAAGTATTCGACGACGGGGAAGACATTAATTCGTATCATTGGAACTACTCGCTCGGCACGTCGCGTCGCTCGCTCAGCCCCTTCAAAACGATGAGGATTATGATTgtaatcgtattttttttttttttatacgatgtTGAATACGCTGGGTGGGGTTCGATATGCCGAATAACCCAATTGGGGAACGCTCGATCATGTCAGATTGGggataaattcgaaatttttattcttcattgACTGTCTAGCAGATTTGTGTTCAATCGAATGTTCGttctttaaggagtttcggtacagacgatacaatgttgccatgctaatccatgctaaaaaaattaaaaaattcaaaaagttcagaattttataaaatttggtgaacatattctttagtgccaaatttgacgacacaaattttttaagatttttcttctacacagttatcgagttattgatcactaaagtttacgtgtataagcatagcgtttccatatatataggtatacattccgggcatgataaatctgctttaatgcgtaattactcgataactaagtcgaagaaaattttgaaaaaatttgagttttcgcacttgatgttgaagaacattatcaccaaatttgatcaatttcttaatattttgacttctgtaccgaaactccttaatgtaTAGTCCTTTCGCGAACCCGAATATCGTAGAAATAAATGATTCTTAATTACAGTTAAgtaaaacgcttttagaccaagtttaacgcaccggttaaatgtattgttggtggatttgtattacatcTTATTAAGATGTGAAGATATTAAagacgctagttttgcaaaaccatcgaCTGATGAATGCAAATTttcacgctgacacattttcactggtatttttcaaagaattatctgcgttttttcatcgattttgttgcaacgagtctcatttttttcgtcaaccggtcctctaggaatccaccgtgtagttgttttttcaactttatcgTTTCACTgctgcagctaattgttcattaagtgaaaacactttttcattaatataatctccgaaggaatgagtttaaagggaAATTTACGTGGTGAATTGGTAGAGGATCAggtgaggaacaaaatgagacttggtgcaataaaatcggttaaaaaatacagatgattctttgaaaaatatctgtgaagaaaatgtgtcatcatggaaatttgcatccatCAGtttatagttttgcaaaactatcgttttaaatattttttcacgttaataaaatatactCGAATACggatctactaacaataagtttaatcggtacgttgaacttggtctaaaagcgttttgaaaatttagcattcatttgactagcatgcagtacaggagttaccttaacgAACATATAATGGAgaataaaaacttggaaaatcgtaaaatttatacgggagcttatggagattccatcGTCACCAcgtttctattcaataattcatgtactaaataattctaaattcctcaTACAAgaatagaagttggaaaaatagcagaagcttttcctataTTCTCAGAGGTTCGGAATcggtccaaatttcgagtgcgcCAATCTGCGCCACCGAAAAATACGGTCACGGGAAAGGAATACCttgaattcgtttttttactcgaaaatatgtatttcgatggtttgcatttcgaatgcaGTTTTATAGCAGACCACACGAATTTgcaaaagttcattttttcgaattcaaaatggagagtagttgttttatgaacagaccagaatatatagaggaggaaaaaatcgaaattgaatttttcgagatatgcggaatagcgatggctcgaaaaggcgatgtttgaaattgggGATCACCGGTCCGAGTGAGTGAGAAGCGTGTATTTTTTGAGCTCCGCCGCCTTTCTTTATTCCGATCGGTCGACTTTCTAGCGTTTCGCCATGTGACCGTTCGCGACTTTTCGGTCTTTCAGTACTTCAACCTCAGTGATACTATTTGGTCTtccgttattatattttcgaaatcggtattttattaatttatattttgcatattttcggaaaatttatatttcagtCGTCGTTCCATCGGCCATTGttgcattctattttcgatgtaaacgtgcttcgagccttgaagtttctactttacttattttcgacattcgaAGCTCTGGTCGAATCCTCTCCCCATGTTATCATTCGAAGTacataaactcgagatttcagCTGTTCGAATTTTTAGTCAATCTATTTCCAGAGTCACACCTTGGAGGATTCGTGCAACGATTAGATTcccaaataattatttatttccgaTTCGAAAATGGGCTTCCTCGGCACACTTTTGTTTCGTTGTCAAGCGGCAGCGCGAATGCAATCTGCAGTCGATTGGCTCGATCCAAGTTCCATGAAATTCGAAATGATCGTATAACACACATTTGCAC
This genomic window contains:
- the Rcd1 gene encoding KAT8 regulatory NSL complex subunit 3 produces the protein MLSSTSSTSSAGTGVPASTSVPSLMPASPSGEICDESSNKFALYLNRLAGYTDDEEHYILKDHCYARPWNWKPENIYVKPAKKIFFSKSVDSKRVKQNWDEYVEVEECPVEDSLPKLYDLTRSRLQMDEFQRLANFARPEEDDGDWEEKIEKILWLPVHHRIFSKVMRILTSERLARLAKSNCSTEPIFRRNSVDTAARRFRETLASTGWNSKTTQWLHGLLFEHLPREYLAIYLDILQTLRVKIPQLIDRMMSVQPSINGKSGSITWETLGSLLKRSWDPLASSLNSHRPTKLPGNPILIVAPSGINTNVSSRQHKWITQLGNLGMVVNVHTHLGLSANRMTMMTCMEQLVQATRAKIQDVRVDCPGRPIIMIGFNSGAALACQVAQMEHVTAVICLGFPFTTVEGKRGTADDTLMDMRCPVMFVIGENASLVAPSDLEDVREKMLVETSLLVVGTADDHLRITTAKKISDGITQAIVDRCIMNEIGDFVASILLQPHPLPLRPVSLPSCENTRTTKKEPRKRKISTSSSVDSESNSPNVKKSRPPTPVTSFTMSSNNTAPISVGPRPLPLGISQSTHTACVSTGVSSSATQTPIQRKKTKVPNFQKYSFSDKIISSRSCSQQTTCSNGGITLNIGSLASLAPIGPIKLTPTGMAQSLTPALNTNLKGTLTSRSPMTLAKIPKIVQTKMPQLMNTKNKTNLQIPGKGLSKVIPPNYNASGNDLKSVNSTTTIAANAASQTKMSVNTSTSGSLTALLQSGKNTLGVVGTNTMTSHGIPTSSGSILLTSAIGSGSISSTMSSAPTPKVTEMGTGIDGETNECRLSGNSPMKNHQSDCLGGSSPMLLPITNKTPITILPMSGQRAKTLGKSHSKAVPKITLNSHNLHKSHSVVQSSLSLKKSLDIDEDLGNILDIPIIFAKDGDNLGLIEKVPTPPRQIHVSTNVDTVEKTVKRLGPTTKVVLISNKQDKTKSMNQPSSNFVRPSINNQTVTSHQVILHPRSSQTQSPISIGTDWHGLPLQTISRSGNQPTIKYTKIILAKRNSDLSINSNKNEPIVLTKTMPKAANVTIQEKTEHRYAAQIPMTSTTSSSQVNDTLEIEDVIKTNIIERKFINIPEIDLTSPIKNQAVEEGLSSTSVSHQSDTG
- the mms4 gene encoding crossover junction endonuclease EME1 → MSDEVICLSDTDDEMLINEEPITGRNSNRKNYNKSDSDADFDFPPVNFHYSINKSTNIIQPIEQTNQIVDELDVHETASVDSQYHSQNNEIDYYHVESEVRSSKDNPEKRNSINSPSKNIDTTKRKKVQKTNNSSKDTERARTKENALVEKRLKELERRHCKNIQPGECLKFMTVHLDKDLEDIASYSEIIDVLRSYEILWDYESQPIPNSITWTRKVESYHMNDRNHICEETINQDENQILVIWTSDETVQKIKDETFIPSATSIATMFPEKKMSLIIYGMDDYFERSKKSKKQKSDKNNHKRENSTTDPKISDDDVELCLAEVQLTVGCNSTRVETPQELAMLVYRYTKAIAEIPFKEKKRQKITDKVDWYATGDNRDTVKVDKNGNGLKRLWQQQLCQFNLAGLETAEAICSVYPTPWALMHAYETCSSSEGEKLLKDIPIRRAAGPLSTARKIGPELSKKIFIMFTSENGKETLDNDRVT